The genomic segment TGACGATGACGTGCGCCCGTCGCAGCGCCGAGGGCCGTTCGCGCAGCGGCCCCGCCGGCAGCAGGCGCTGCTCCTTCTCGGCGCCGTCGACGAGCACGATGTCGAGGTCGCGCGCCAGACCGCGGTGCTGGAAGCCGTCGTCCAGCACGAACACGTCGGGACGGAAGCGCTCCCACGCCGCATTGCATGCATCGATCCGCATCGGCGAGGTGGCCACCACCGCCCCACTGCGCGCCGCCAGCAGCGCCGCTTCATCGCCGCATTCGGCCACCGTCGTCTCGGTCAGCGCGTGCTCGGGCGTGACGAGGTGGGTCTGTCGCGAGCGGCCGCCGTAGCCGCGCGTGACGATGCAGGGCCGCAGGCCGCGCTGCTGGAGGCGGCGGGTCAGCCACAGCACGAAGGGCGTCTTGCCGGAGCCGCCCGTGGTCAGCGCGCCCACGCTGATGACCGGCGCCGGTGCCTGCCGGCTCCGCAGGATGCCCAGATCGTAGAGAAGGGAACGCGCCGAGGCGGTCACGCCGAAGGCCGCGGCCAGCGGCCACAGCAGCGCGCGCGTGGAGGCGGCGGCCGGCTCGCGGCCGTACCAGAGCTGCTCGATCACGTGTCCTCTGCCGTCTCGGCCATCAGCCATCGAGCAGCCTCGACCACCCCTCGTCGCAATCAGCCATTGAGCAGCGCGGCCAAAGATTCGACCGTTCGCGCCATGGCGCCGCGTCCTTCCAGGATCGCCGCCTGCGCGCGCCGCACGCCCGCCTGGTAGGTACCGCGATGCGTGAGCATGTCCAGCCAAGCCGCCGCCAGCTCGGCAGGATCGCGCGCGATACGAAGTGCCGAACTGCGATCCAGCAGGGCGCGCTGCTCGCTTACGTTCGTCAGATGCGGGCCCGTCACCACCGGCGCTCCGCAGGCCACGGGCTCGAGGAGGTTGTGGCCGCCGGGGCCGGGCGCCAGGCTGCCGCCGACGAACGCCGCTGCCGCGCAGGCATACAGGCCAGGCAGGCGGCCGATCTCGTCCATCACCAGCACGTCCCAGCCCGAGCATTGGCCCTCGCCCTGACTCCACATCCGCATGTGCACGTCCGTAGCCTCGACGGCCCTCTTCACCGCCGCGGCGCGAGCCGGATGGCGCGGTGCGAGAGCCAGGCGCACGCCCGGCAGTTGCCGGCGCAGGATGCGGAATGCCTGCATGACGATTTCGTCCTCGCCGTCGTGCGTGGAGCCGGCGACGACCAGCGGCCGCTTCGCGTCGCACATGAACAATGGCGCGCAAGCCTCACGAGATTGCGAGCTTAGGATGTCCAGCTTCAAGTCACCCGTAATTTCGACGGCGCCGCCTCGGGCGCCGAGCTCGATCAGCCGCTGGGCCGAGACCGCGTCGCGGGCGCACACCCGCGCCAGGCTCGAAAGTGCCGGCGCCACCAGCGGCCGTATCCATCGATAGCGCGGCATCGCAGCATCCGAAATGCGGGCGTTGGCGATCGCCGCCGGCACGCCGCGGGCCGCGAGCATCCGCAGCAGGCATGGCCAGATCTCGGTTTCGATGGAGACGAACAGGGCCGGGGCGCGGACGAGCACGTGCTTCAGCGCCGCCTCGTGATCGAGCGGGAAGTAATGAGCGGGGCCGTCGTGGATCTCGGTCAGGCGCCGCCGGCCCGTTGCCGTCTGGCAGGTGACGACGAGGCTGCGGCGGCCGGCGTGCGGCCGCAAAGCGCGAGCCAGCGCTGCCGCGATGGCAACTTCGCCCACCGATGCAGCATGGAGCCAGATCCAGGGCGAGGCCGGCGCCCCGCCCTGCCACAAACCGAGCCTTTCACGGCGGCGTGCCCGCTCCTCTTCGGTCCCGGCGCGGGCGCGGGCTCGCAACCAGCTCGCCGCCGCGGCGCCCGCGACGCGATAGGCCGCCGACAGCGCGCTCACGTCTCCTCGATGGCCGGCGCGCCGGCGGCGCGATCGGCCGCGACGCACGCTGCGCGCAGGCGCCGCTCGAGCTCGGCGCGCAGCCGCTCGCGGCGCTGCGCGCCGCTCTCACCGCTCTCGCCGCCGGCCGGCTGCCGATCGGCGCGCAGCGGATCACCCACGTACAGCACCGCGCGAGAGAAAGGACGCGGCAGCATCATCCGATCCCAGGTCGGCAGACGCATCGGGCTGGAGCAGCCGACGGCGAGCGGAAAGATCGGAGCGTTGGTCAGCATCGCCAGCTCCACCGCGCCCGCCTTGGCCACGCCCGCCGGCCCGCGGGGGCCGTCCGGGATCAGGGCCAGATCGAGGCCGCGCCGCTGCGCGCGCAACAGTCCGCGCAGTCCTGCCACGCCGCCGCGCGTGGAGGAGCCGCGCGTGCTCGAGATGCCGAACCGCTCCAGCGCGCGCGTGACGATCTCGCCGTCGCGGTGCGCGCTGTTCATGATGCAGGCGCCGCGGCCGCGGTAGAAGAACGGCAACATCAGCGAGCGGCCGTGCCAGAACGTCATCAGCACGGGCTGGCCTTCACGCCAGCAGCGCTCCAGCGCCTCGGCGTTGCGTGATTCCAAGCGCACGGTCAGCCGCACCGCTCGCAGCACCACGACGATGGCCGCCGCCGCCGCGGTGATTTCCAGCCTGGCGAAGCGCTCGTTGTTTCGCAGCCGCCGCAGCAGCCCGCTGCGGCGCTCAGGCACGAAGGGCGACGTCGCCATGGCCGTTGTCTTCATGGAGCTGCAACTCGTGCAGCCGCTGGTACAGGCGCCCGCCCGCCACCAGCTCGGCGTGCGTGCCGCATTCGACGATGCGGCCGTCGGCCACCACCACGATCTGATCGGCGCGACGCACGGTCGAGAGCCGGTGGGCGATGACCAGCGTGGTGCGCCCCGCCATCAGGCGCTCGATGGCCGATTGCACCAGCCGCTCCGACTCCGAGTCCAGCGCGCTGGTGGCCTCATCCAGGATCAGGATGGGCGCGTCCTTGAGCAGCGCACGGGCGATGGCGATGCGCTGGCGCTGGCCGCCGGAAAGCTGCACGCCCATCTCGCCGACCTGGGTGTCGTAGCCCGCCGCCAGCTTCTCGATGAAGTCGTGTGCATTGGCGGCGCGCGCCGCCGCGATGATCTCTTCGTCGTTGCGCCCCGGATTCCCGTAGGCGATGTTGGCACGCACGCTGTCGTTGAACAGGAACGTCTGCTGCGTCACCACCGCGATCAGCGACCGCAAGCTGCGCAGCGAGATCGTCCGGATGTCGATGCCGTCGAGCGTGATGCGGCCGTCATGGACCTCGTAGAAGCGCGGGATGAGGTCGGCAATCGTGCTCTTGCCGCCGCCGCTCGGCCCGACCAGCGCCACCACCTGGCCGCAGCGAATCGTCAGATCGACATCGCTCAGCACGTTCTGGTCGCCGTAGGCGAAGCAGACGCCTTCGAAGCGGATGCAGTCGGTGAACCGTTCGACCTCGAGGCCGTCCTGGCCGCGACCGCCTTCCTCGGGCTGATCCAGGAGCGCGAACACGCGCTCGGCCGCCCCAAGGCCCGCCTGCACGATGTTGTTGGTGCGCGTCAGCTTCTTGAACGGCTCGTAGATCAGGACCAGCGCCGTCATGAAGGCCAGGAACCCGCCGGCGGTGCGCCCGCCGGCGAACACGGACTCGCCGCCGTACCACAGCACCGCAGCGATGCCGACGGCCGAGAGCACCTCGGTCATGGGCGCGGTGAACGCGCCGATGCGCGCGGCCTTCATGTGGAGGCGTCGAAGGCGCAGGTTCTCCCGCTCGAATCGCCGCGACTCGTAGTCCTCCATGCCGAACGCCTTGACGACGCGGTTGCCCTGCACGCTCTCCTGCAGCAGCGAGGACAGGCCGCCGAGCGTGTCCAGGCCGCGATGGCTGAGCGTGCGCATGCGGCGCGACAGCGCCTGCAGCGGCACGATGACGATCGGCAGGACGATGAACGCGATGACGGCAAGGCCCGTGTCCAGGTAGAACGCCACCGCCACCAGCACCAGCAGCGTAGTGACGTCGCGGATCATGGCCGCGGCGCCTTCGGTCAGCGCCTGGCGCACCAGCAGGACGTCGCTGGTAACTCGCGAGACGATGCCGGCCGACGTGGTGCGGTCGAAGAAGGAGACGGGCAGATGTTGCACCTTCTCCTGCAAGCGCGCGCGCAGGTCGTAGACGATCCTCTCCCCTACCCACTCGCCGAGATAGGCCTGACCGAAGTTGACGGCTGCGCGAATCGTGAAAGTGGCAAGGATCAGTGCCGGCAGCAGCACCAGCATCTCATGGTTGCGCTTGGAAAAGATGTCGTCGATCAGGCTGCGCACCAGATACGGCACGGCGCCGGCGGTGCCGCTGTAGACGACCATGCACAGCAACGCACCGGCAAAATGCGGCCACACATACGGGCGCAGATAGGCGAGCAGGCGCCGCCCGGTGGTCGGAAGCGCATCCATGACGGGCCGGGTGGCGGGTGGCAGCGAACGCATGCTCTCCACGACAGCCGCCTTTCTCACGCAAGTGTCTCCAGCACCAGCCGGGCCGCTGCACGCACCGATCCCGGCCGCCGCAGCGAGCCTCGCACCTTGCCGAGGGCTGCAACGGTCCGGGCGCGATAGTCCGGCTCGTCGAGGTATCGTGCCACCTCCTGCGTCATGCGCGGGCCCGTCACCTCGTCCTGGATCAGCTCGGGCACGACCGTCCTGCCGAGCAGCAGATTGGGCATGGCGATGTGCGGGACCTTCACCAGGCGCCGCGCGATGGCGTAGGTGAAGGCCGACATTCGGTAGGCCACGACCATGGGGCAGCCGAGCAGCGCCGTCTCCAGCGTCGCGGTTCCCGACGTCACCAGCGCCACGTCGCTGGCGGCGAGCAGGTCGTAGGTGTCGTCGCGCACGACGGCGATGCGGCGGCCGCCGCTCCCGAGCCTGGATGCGAGAAAGCCCGGCGGCAGTGAGACCGCTTCGGCCGCGGCGCACTGCACGCGCGCCGACAGCGCGCGTGCGGCCTCCAGCATAGGCGGCAACATGATGTCGACCTCCCGGCGGCGGCTGCCCGGCAGCAACGCCAGCAGCGGCGCGTCGCCGGTGAGGCCGTAGCGCCTGCGCGTCGTTGCCGGGTCCGCACGAGCCGTCACGTCCTCGGCCAGCGGATGCCCGACGAAGTGCGCGTCGATTCCGGCCTTGCGATAAAGCTGCTCTTCGAACGGGAACAGCACGATCATTCGGTCGACGGTGGCGGCGATGGTGGCGATGCGGCCGCGCCGCCACGCCCACACCTGTGGGCTGACGTAGTAGGCGACCTTGACGCCGGCGCGGCGCGCGGTGCGGCACAGCGGCAGGTTGAAGTCGGGGAAATCGATCGGAACGAAGAGATCGGCCGCGCCTGACCTCAGCTCGCGGCGCAGCCGGCGAAGCAGCCCGATCGCACGGCCCAGGCCGCGACCGAGCTCGGCAAAGCCCATCACGCCCAGCTCGGAGATGTCGGTCAGGATCTCGACGCCGGCGCCGCGCATGCGCGGCCCGCCGACTCCGAAGAGATGCAGCGCAGGGTCGCACTCGAGCAGCGCGGCGGCCAGGCGTGCTCCGAGCGCGTCACCCGAGGCCTCGCCGGCGACCATGAGAATGCGCCGGCTCATCCTCCATGCCGCTCCCGCTCGCGCTCGAGCGCGACCAGCACCGCATCGGCCAGCTCCAGCGCCGTCATGGCTTCGCGCGCGCTGACCGCGGGCTGTCGCTCCCCGCGCACCGCGGCCACGAATGCCTCGATCTGTGCGCGCAGCGGGTCGGCATCGTCGAAGGAGCGCTCGTCCAGCGACAGCGCCTGCATCGGCGAAGCCGGATCGACGGCGCCGCCTTCCTGCCTGCGTCGCATGACGCGCAGGCTGCGCGAATCGAAGTCCACCGCCACGTAGGCGTCTTCCTGAAAGATGCGCAGCCGCCGCTCGCGCTTGAGCGAGACGCGGCTGGCGGTGACGTTGGCGATGCAGCCGCCTCGGAAGCGCAGGCGCGCGTTGGCGATGTCGGCGTGCTCGCTGAGCACGGGCACGCCGATCGCCTCCACGCTCTCGAGCTCGCGCCCGACGATGTAGGCGATCAGGTCGAGGTCGTGGATCATGACGTCGAAGACGACGTCGATGTCGGTGCCGCGGCCGGCAAACGGCGACAGCCGGTGGCATTCGATGAAGCGCGGGTTCGCGACGATCGCCGGCAGGTCGGTGAAGGCGGGATTGAAGCGCTCCAGGTGTCCGACCTGCACGAGCAGGCCCGCGCGCTCGGCAGCTTCGACGATCTCATCGCCTTGCGCGACGCTGGCGGCCAGCGGCTTCTCCACCAGCACGTGCACGCCGGCGGCCACAGCGGCGAGCGTGACCTCATGGTGCGCGACGGTGGGAACGGCGATGCTGACGCAGTCGGCGTCCGCCAGCAGCTCGTGGAGCGAAGCCATGGCGCGACAGCCGCACTGCTGCGCGACCGACCGTGCGCGTGCGGCATCGATGTCATGGATGCCGACGAGCTCCACGCCGGCCATTGCCGCGTACTTCTCCGCGTGGAAGCTGCCGAGATGGCCCGCGCCGATCACGCCGGCGCGAATCACGCTGGCGCGCGCACCGCTCATGGCCGCCGCCCGCCTGGCGCGCCAGCCGGACGCGCGAGCGCTGGCACGGGCCACGGATCATTCATGGGAAAGCCCGCTGACGACGCCGCTGGCCGTGCATCCGAGGATGCTGATGCCGTTCTGCGCCGCCAGCTCCGCCATGCGCTGGCTGTCGAGAAGGATGGTGGCGCCGGCCTGCACGGCAAGCACGCACGCGTGCGCCTTCGTCATCGTCTCGATGGTCGTCGGTCCGACGGCGGGAACGTCGAAGCGCATGTCCTGGCCGCGCTTGGCCATCTTGACCACGACGGCGCCGCCGCGGCCGATGCGCCCGGCGCGTCGCACCATCTCGTCGGTGCCCTCGACGGCCTCGATGGCCAGTACCACCCCGCGCTCCACCACGATCCCCTGCCCCACGTCGAACGGTCCGAGCGCGGTCAGCACCCGGCAGCCCAGCCGCACGTCGTCGAGACAATGGCGCGAGGGCTTGGGCCCGGCGATGAGGCCGGGATGGGCGAGGATGCGCTCCAGGAACAGCGTCGAGGGAAGGACGCGAATTCCCTCGGTCTCGAGCTCGTCGGCCAGCGCGCGCAGAATCGAGTCGTCGCCCATGCCGGACACCTTGCGCAGGAACATGAGCCCGCGAAGGTCGGGACGAAGCGAGGTCAGCGAGGCGACCTTGTTGATGCCGCCGGCCATCACCGCGCGCGTGACGCCGGCGCGATGAAACGCCTTGATCATCTTTCCGAGCTGCCCGACGCGGATCCAGGTGACCGAGTCGGCAAAATCCTCGAGCGACTCGTCGGTCTCTCCGCGATGCGCCACGGCGACGATGCGACAACCGCGCGCGCGCGCCTCGCGCGCCAGCAGCAAAGGAAAGCTGCCGTTGCCGGCCAGCAGCCCGAGCGTGTCGCCCGCCGCCACGGCCAGGTCGTCGCCGCCGGCGGCGTCGCCTGCGGACACGTCCTGCTGTCCCGGCCCCGCGCTCACCGGCAGATCCCTCGCTCCGAGGCTTCGATGAAGGAGACCAGCCGCTCCACCTCCGGCTGGGCCGGCGTCTGCTCGCGCAGCAGCCGCAGGGCCTCGCGCAGCTTGTGCCCGGTCTGGAACAGCGTGCGATAGGCGGCACGCAGTCCCTTGATCGTCTCTTCACTGAAACCACGCCGGCGCAGGCCCACGAGGTTGAGCCCGTGCAGGCTGGCGCGGTCGCCGGCGGCAAGACAGAACGGCGGCACGTCCAGCGTCACCATGGCGCCGCCGCCGAGGATCACCGATTCGCCGATGCGCACGAACTGATGGATCGCCACGAGGCCTCCGACGATCGCGAAGTCTTCGATGGTGACGTGTCCGGCAAGCGTGGCCGCATTCGCCATCACCACCTGATCGCCGATGCTGCAGTCATGCGCGACGTGCGCGTAGGCCATGAACATGCAGCGGTTGCCGATGCGCGTGACGCCGCCGCCATGCTCGGTCGCGCGATTGAGAGTGACGAACTCGCGAACGATGTTGTCGTCTCCCATCTCCAGCCGCGTCGGCCCCCCCGCATACTTCAGATCCTGCGGCGGCGTCCCGATCGAAGCCTGCCCCACGATCCGGCACCTAGCGCCGATGCGCGTATGCCCATCCACGACCACATGCGGCCCGATCTCCGTCCTGTCCCCGATCTCGACGTTGGCGCCGATGATCGAATAGGGACCGACGACGACGCCGTCGCCGAGACGCGCCCCGTCCGCAACGATAGCGGTCGGATGAACCTGTGTTCCTCTATCGACCAAGCGCGACGGCGCAGAGCGGCCCAGATGCTAGGCGGACGCCGGTCAAGCGAACGCAAGCGGGCTGAACGCCCGCTGGAGTGAGCGTACCGGCGTCCAACGACGCAGATGGCCCGCTATGCGTCGTCGTCGGTGGATTGAGCAACAACCTCATCTTCATCGACCAAGCGCGACGGCGCAGAGCGGGCCAGATGCTAGGCGGACGCCGGTCAAGCGAACGCAAGCGGGCTGAACGCCCGCTGGAGTGAGCGTACCGGCGTCCAACGACGCTGATGGCCCGCTATCCGCGGCCGCCCGCGTCCCGGGCACGATCTCACTTCGCCTTGTCGGCGGCGGCGAGGATCTCGTCCGTGACGTCCCCGTCCCCCGACACATAGAGCGTGACGCTGGCATCCAGGATCAGGTCGTATCCGTTCTCCTTCGCGAACTTCTCGATCACGCCGCGCAGCTTCTGCGTCATGTTCCCCATGACTTCGGCTTCGGCCTTGGACAGGTCGCGCTGGTAGTCCTCCTTCATCCGCTTGGCTTCGCGCAGCTGCTTCTCGTACTCGTCGCCGAGCTTCTTCTTCTCGTCCTCGTTGAGAACCGCCATGCGCTTCTCGACGTCGGCTTCCAGCTTCTTGACGCTTTCGAGCTTGCCGTCGAGCTTCTTCTGCGCGTCCTCGAGGCGGCCCTTGAGCGTGGCCTGCGCATCCTTGCCGAGCTTGGTCTCCTGCATGAGACGCTGCGTGACGATGTAACCGATCTTGAGCTCGGCGGCGGCCGGAGCGGCCGACGCCACGACCAGAAAGGCGGCGGCCGAGAAAACGAACTTCTTCATCACTACTCCTGTTGGCAAATCAGAACGGGGTGCCGAACGAGAACAGCACCAGGCTCTCCTCGTCGGCCTTCTTCGCGTTGAACGGGAAGCCGACCTCGATGCGCAGCGGGCCGAAGGGCGACAGCCATCGTACGCCCAGACCGGCCGACAGCCGCATCTCGCTCAGCTCGATTCCTTCCTCCTGGCTGAAGGCGTTGCCGGCGTCGAAGAAGATCACGCCCTTGACGCCGGCGTCCTGGATGATGGGGAAGATCAATTCGTTGTTGAAGATCAGCTCGCTGCTGCCGCCGACCTCTTCGTCCTCGCAGTCGGTGCCGTTGCGCTCGCAGAACTCCTCGCGCGGGCCGAGCGAGCGGGCCTGGAAGCCGCGCACGGTGTTGATGCCGCCGGGGAAGTAGCGCTCCGACAGCGGCAGCTCCTTGCCGTTGAGGCCGGCATCGCCGATGCCCCAGCCGAACGTGCCGGCGGTCGAGTACACCAGCTTCCAGCCGGCCTCCGAGCGGTAGATCGGCCAGTACCAGCGCGAGCTGACGTCGACCTTGATGAAGTCCTGCGCTCCGCCGAGGCCTGCGAACTCGGCCGACACCGTATTGAGCGATCCTTCGGTCGGGTCGAAAGGCTGGTCGATCGTGTTGCGCGAGATCGATGGACGCAGGCTGCTGGTGAGCTTGGTGCCCTCCTCCTCGAACATGTGCGCCGGCGCGCTGCGGCTGACGCCGTCGATGCGGGAGTTCTCGAGCCGGTACTCCAGGCCGATGCGGATGTTGTCGAGCGAGGCGCCCATCAGCTCGCGCAGGCCGAGCTCCCACAGCGGATAGCTCGCGCGGATCGAGCCACCGGTGCCGCCGCGCTCGAAATTGTCGAACTCGTACTGCCAGTGGAAGATGTCGAAGCCGAGCGTCAGCGGGATGTTGAACGCCCACGGCTCGGTAAAGCCGAGGCGGAAGTTCTGCCGCTGCGTTCCGAAGTCCACGTTGAACGTGGCGATCTGTCCGCGGCCGAACAGGTTGCGCTCGGTGATGCGCGCGTTGGCCAGCAGCGCGTCCTCGGAGCTGAAGCCGGCGCCGGCCGCGAAGGTGCCCGTGCGCGCCTCCTTGACCGTCACCTGCAGGTTCACCTTGTCGGGCTCCTCGGCGCGAGTGCTGGTGACCTCGACCTCGTCGAAGATGCCGAGGCGCTTGGTGCGCTCGCGGCTCTCGCGCAGGCCCTTGCCCGAGAAGCGCTCGCCTTCCTGCAGGCGCAGCTCGCGGCGCACGACGTAGTCGCGCGTCTTGGTGTTGCCCTTGATGTCGATGCGGCCGACGCTGACGACCGGGCCGCTGCTCATCTTGAAGGTGACGTCCACCAGCTTGGTATCCGGGTGCACCTCGGTGTCGGGCACCGCCTCGGCGAAGGCGTGGCCCAGGTTTCCGTAGGCCTCCGTCAGCCCGAAGATCGACTCGCGAAGGCGGCTGGGACGGAAGATCTTGCCGCTCTCCAGCCGCGACGCCTCGAGCAGCTCCTCCTCGGGCAGCAGAACCTCGCCGCCGAACTTGACCTGCCCGATGCGGTACTGGTCGCCCTCCTCGATGCGGATCGTCAGCTCCAGGCCATCCTCGGTGCGCGTGACCTCGGGCTCGTCGACGCGCACCTGGATGTAGCCGTTGTCATAGTAGAACGCCGTCAGGCGCTCGACGTCGGTGGCCAGCTCCTCTTCCTTGAGGATGCCGGCGCCGGTGAACCAGGAAAGGATCCACGCACGGCGCGTCGACATGACGCTGCGCAGCTTGCGCTCGCTGAACGCGTTGACGCCCTGGAAGTGGATCTCCTCGACCAGCACGCTGTTCTTCTCGTCGATCTTGTAGCGGACCTTCGCGTTGCCGGCGGCGTCGGCCTCGACGGTGTATGTGACTTCGGCGTCCGGATAGCCCTCGCCGGCATAGGTCTTCTTGATCTGCCGGATGCCCTCCCATGCCTTCTGCGGATCGAACACCGTGCGCGGGCGGATGCCCACCACGGCCTCGAGGTCGGCCTTCTCGACGTTTTCGTTGCCCTCGAACTCGACGGCGATGACGTACGGCCGCTCCTGCACGTTGTAGGTGAGCACCACGCCGCCCGGAGCCGGCTCGGTGGTCACCCACACGTTCTCGAAGAAGCCCATGCGGTAGACGTTCTTGACGTCCGCGTCGATGAGCGCCTGGTCGAGCCTGCCGCCGACCGGCTGCGTGATGTGGATGCGAATGGCGGCTTCCTCGACGCGCCTCGGGCCTCGCACCTGGATCTGCTTGACCACGGGCGCATCGGCCGCCGGCTGCGCCGCCGCCTGGCACGGAGCGAACGCGATCAGGAAGCACAGCGGCACGATCAGCAATGACCTTCGCACGTTCACGACCGCTCTACCTCCTTCAACACGCCGTCCTGCATTCGTAGCGTTCGGCCGAGCATGCCGGCCAACGCGATGTTGTGCGTTGCGACCACGAGCGCCGCACCCTCCTCTCGCTGCACGTCCATCAGCAGGCCGTGCACCTCGTCGGCCGTGGCCGGGTCCAGATTGCCCGTCGGCTCGTCGGCCAGCACCACCGAAGGCCGCAGCGCCAGCGCGCGCGCCACGGCCACGCGCTGCTGCTCGCCTCCCGACATCTCGCTCGGCCGATGGCTGCGACGGTCCCGCAGCCCCACCCTGTCCAGCAGCTCGTTGGCGCGCGCGCGCGCCCTGCCTGGCGGGTGACCGGCGACGAGCAGCGGCATCATCACGTTTTCGGTCGCATCGAAGTCGCCGAGCAGGTGGTGGAACTGGAAGACGAAGCCGATGCTTCGGCCGCGCACCGCGGCGAGCTGGCGCGCCGGAAGCGCGTACAGATCGGCTCCACCCACCCGCACCACTCCGCCGTCGGGCTTGTCGAGGCCTCCGAGCAGATGCAGCAACGTGCTCTTTCCGACCCCCGACTCTCCGATGACCGCCACCGACTCTCCTCTACCCACGCTGAGCGACAGACCGCGCAGAACCTCGATCACGCGCTCGCCGTCGTGGTAGCGGCGCTCCAGGCCGGCGGCCTCCACCGCCGGCGGCCCGCCGCCCGTGCCATCGGACGCGGGCGCCAGACCGCCTCGACCATCGGACGCGACGCTACTCATAGCGCAGCACGTCCACGGGGACGACTCGGGCGGCCTTCCAGGCCGGGAATAAGCACGCCCCGAAACAGATGACCATCGAGGCCGCCATCACCGCTGCAAAGTTGGGCGCCTCGATCCGCACAGGCAGGGTGGAGACGTAGAAGACGCCCTCGGGCAGCTCGAACAGCTCCCATCGCGCCAGCGCAAGGCAGGCCAGGTAGCCGGTCAGAGCTCCCAGCCCGGTGCCCACGCCGCCGATGAGCAGCCCCTTGAGAACGAAAATCCGGGCGATGCTCGAGTCGGAAGCGCCCATGGTCTTGAGGACGGCGATGTCGCGCCGCTTCTCCATCACGACCATGTAGAGGGTGGAGACGATCGTGAACGCGGCGACCAGGATGATCAGCAGCAGGATCAGGAAGTAGGCGGTCTTCTCCAGCTGCAGCGCCTCGAAGACGTTGCGGTGGGCCTCGGTCCAGCTCTCGACCCAGTACGGCATGCCGATGCGGTCATTGAGCGCGGCCGCCACCTCGGGCGCGTCGTACGGATCGTGGATGCGCGCCTCGATCCCGGTGGCGATGCGATCGACGTCGAACAGCGCGCGCGCCTCGTCGATGTTCATGAAGACCAGCGCGGCGTCGTACTCCACCATTCCCGAGTCATAGATCGCGGCCACCACGAAGCGGCGGCTGCGCGGCATCGCGCCCATCGGGCTGGCCGAGAACTTCGGCGACATCAGCCGGATCACGTCGCCGCGCTGGACCATGAGCTTCTTGGCCAGCTCGCGGCCGATCATGACCGTAGGCAGCTCGGCGCCGTCGACCTCGACGCGGCGTCCGATGTCCTCGATGGCGCCCTCGACGAGGTAGGACTCCAGCCCTGCGGTGCTGCTGGGCGTGACGCCGTCGACGCCGCGCCCGAAGACGCCGACCATGTATTCGCCGGCGGACACCAGCATCTGCGACTGCACCACCGCCGCCGCGTCGATGACGCGCGGATCGCTGCGCATGGCCTGCACGATGTCGTCGGGATTGTCGATGAGGCCGTTGCCGATCTTCTTGGCCACGCGAAGATGCGGATGCAGGCCGAGGATGCGCGCGCGCAGATCCTCCTCGAACCCGGTCATGATCGACAGCGCGATCGTCAGCACCATCACGCCGAGCAGCACGCCGAGCGTGGAGATGACGGTGATGACCGAGACGAACGCCTCGTTGCGACGCGAGCGCAGGTAGCGAAAGCCGACGAACAGTTCCCACGACATGCGCGGCGACGCCCTTACCTGCGCGCGGTCTCTGGGCGCAGGTGCGGAAAGGCGATGACGTCGCGGATCGACGGCGAATCGGTCAGCAGCATGACGAGACGGTCCACGCCGATGCCCTCGCCGGCCGTGGGCGGCAGGCCGTACTCGAGCGCGCGCACGTAGTCCTCGTCCATGTCGTTGGCTTCGACGTCGCCGGCCTCCTTGCGCCGCATCTGCT from the Candidatus Limnocylindrales bacterium genome contains:
- the bamA gene encoding outer membrane protein assembly factor BamA, with protein sequence MNVRRSLLIVPLCFLIAFAPCQAAAQPAADAPVVKQIQVRGPRRVEEAAIRIHITQPVGGRLDQALIDADVKNVYRMGFFENVWVTTEPAPGGVVLTYNVQERPYVIAVEFEGNENVEKADLEAVVGIRPRTVFDPQKAWEGIRQIKKTYAGEGYPDAEVTYTVEADAAGNAKVRYKIDEKNSVLVEEIHFQGVNAFSERKLRSVMSTRRAWILSWFTGAGILKEEELATDVERLTAFYYDNGYIQVRVDEPEVTRTEDGLELTIRIEEGDQYRIGQVKFGGEVLLPEEELLEASRLESGKIFRPSRLRESIFGLTEAYGNLGHAFAEAVPDTEVHPDTKLVDVTFKMSSGPVVSVGRIDIKGNTKTRDYVVRRELRLQEGERFSGKGLRESRERTKRLGIFDEVEVTSTRAEEPDKVNLQVTVKEARTGTFAAGAGFSSEDALLANARITERNLFGRGQIATFNVDFGTQRQNFRLGFTEPWAFNIPLTLGFDIFHWQYEFDNFERGGTGGSIRASYPLWELGLRELMGASLDNIRIGLEYRLENSRIDGVSRSAPAHMFEEEGTKLTSSLRPSISRNTIDQPFDPTEGSLNTVSAEFAGLGGAQDFIKVDVSSRWYWPIYRSEAGWKLVYSTAGTFGWGIGDAGLNGKELPLSERYFPGGINTVRGFQARSLGPREEFCERNGTDCEDEEVGGSSELIFNNELIFPIIQDAGVKGVIFFDAGNAFSQEEGIELSEMRLSAGLGVRWLSPFGPLRIEVGFPFNAKKADEESLVLFSFGTPF
- a CDS encoding Gfo/Idh/MocA family oxidoreductase, with protein sequence MARASARASGWRARRAAAMSGARASVIRAGVIGAGHLGSFHAEKYAAMAGVELVGIHDIDAARARSVAQQCGCRAMASLHELLADADCVSIAVPTVAHHEVTLAAVAAGVHVLVEKPLAASVAQGDEIVEAAERAGLLVQVGHLERFNPAFTDLPAIVANPRFIECHRLSPFAGRGTDIDVVFDVMIHDLDLIAYIVGRELESVEAIGVPVLSEHADIANARLRFRGGCIANVTASRVSLKRERRLRIFQEDAYVAVDFDSRSLRVMRRRQEGGAVDPASPMQALSLDERSFDDADPLRAQIEAFVAAVRGERQPAVSAREAMTALELADAVLVALERERERHGG
- the lpxA gene encoding acyl-ACP--UDP-N-acetylglucosamine O-acyltransferase — translated: MVDRGTQVHPTAIVADGARLGDGVVVGPYSIIGANVEIGDRTEIGPHVVVDGHTRIGARCRIVGQASIGTPPQDLKYAGGPTRLEMGDDNIVREFVTLNRATEHGGGVTRIGNRCMFMAYAHVAHDCSIGDQVVMANAATLAGHVTIEDFAIVGGLVAIHQFVRIGESVILGGGAMVTLDVPPFCLAAGDRASLHGLNLVGLRRRGFSEETIKGLRAAYRTLFQTGHKLREALRLLREQTPAQPEVERLVSFIEASERGICR
- the lpxI gene encoding UDP-2,3-diacylglucosamine diphosphatase LpxI (LpxI, functionally equivalent to LpxH, replaces it in LPS biosynthesis in a minority of bacteria.) encodes the protein MSAGPGQQDVSAGDAAGGDDLAVAAGDTLGLLAGNGSFPLLLAREARARGCRIVAVAHRGETDESLEDFADSVTWIRVGQLGKMIKAFHRAGVTRAVMAGGINKVASLTSLRPDLRGLMFLRKVSGMGDDSILRALADELETEGIRVLPSTLFLERILAHPGLIAGPKPSRHCLDDVRLGCRVLTALGPFDVGQGIVVERGVVLAIEAVEGTDEMVRRAGRIGRGGAVVVKMAKRGQDMRFDVPAVGPTTIETMTKAHACVLAVQAGATILLDSQRMAELAAQNGISILGCTASGVVSGLSHE
- a CDS encoding OmpH family outer membrane protein; amino-acid sequence: MKKFVFSAAAFLVVASAAPAAAELKIGYIVTQRLMQETKLGKDAQATLKGRLEDAQKKLDGKLESVKKLEADVEKRMAVLNEDEKKKLGDEYEKQLREAKRMKEDYQRDLSKAEAEVMGNMTQKLRGVIEKFAKENGYDLILDASVTLYVSGDGDVTDEILAAADKAK